The Antarcticibacterium sp. 1MA-6-2 genome has a window encoding:
- a CDS encoding redoxin domain-containing protein, whose translation MKNVIPTQEVPELVVKTVNGMRWDLREEQPENFTMIVFYRGLHCPYCKVYLEEINSKIYKLRDNGINVICISANSGRLAEDTVTKWEIEKLVIGHSLPIETARKWDLYISKGINKKEPEYFFEPAIFLVKPDNTLYAANIQSMPFARPSIDDIIKSTDYILDNDYPARGENKSKRR comes from the coding sequence ATGAAGAACGTGATTCCAACACAGGAAGTCCCTGAATTAGTCGTGAAAACTGTAAATGGGATGAGGTGGGACCTGAGAGAAGAACAACCCGAAAATTTTACCATGATTGTTTTTTATCGTGGACTCCACTGCCCGTATTGTAAAGTATATCTTGAAGAAATTAATTCTAAAATTTATAAATTAAGGGATAATGGAATTAACGTTATATGTATAAGTGCCAACTCCGGTAGACTGGCAGAAGACACGGTGACTAAATGGGAAATTGAGAAACTCGTTATTGGCCATAGCTTACCTATAGAGACCGCCCGCAAGTGGGACCTGTATATTTCAAAGGGAATTAATAAAAAAGAGCCTGAATATTTCTTTGAACCTGCAATTTTTCTGGTGAAGCCAGATAATACTTTGTACGCTGCCAACATCCAGTCTATGCCTTTTGCGAGACCTTCTATAGATGATATAATAAAATCTACTGATTATATTCTGGATAATGATTATCCTGCAAGGGGGGAGAATAAGTCTAAAAGAAGGTGA
- a CDS encoding YbaB/EbfC family nucleoid-associated protein, whose product MFGDMMGMMNKLKETQEKVEATKERLKTVLVDEHSSDGLLKVTIAASREIKNISIADELLEDREQLEDYLVLTLNKAITKASEINENELAAVAKDGMPDIPGLDMFK is encoded by the coding sequence ATGTTTGGAGATATGATGGGCATGATGAATAAGCTCAAGGAAACCCAGGAAAAAGTTGAAGCCACTAAAGAACGTCTTAAAACCGTTTTAGTTGATGAACATTCCAGCGACGGATTATTAAAAGTGACCATAGCAGCGAGTCGTGAAATCAAGAATATATCCATTGCAGATGAACTGCTGGAAGACAGGGAACAGCTCGAGGATTATCTCGTTTTAACTTTAAATAAAGCTATTACAAAAGCTTCAGAAATTAATGAGAATGAATTGGCAGCTGTAGCCAAAGATGGTATGCCGGATATTCCGGGTCTTGATATGTTTAAATAA
- a CDS encoding aminotransferase class I/II-fold pyridoxal phosphate-dependent enzyme: protein MRDLFDKIYKDKGPLGKWAQQAEGYFVFPKLEGPISNRMKFRGKEVITWSINDYLGLANHPEVRKVDAEAAAEYGSAYPMGARMMSGHTDLHEKLQDELASFVHKQAAYLLNFGYQGMVSTIDALVSKSDVIVYDVDAHACIIDGVRLHLGQRFTYKHNDMESIEKNLQRATKICEQTGGGILLISEGVFGMRGEQGKLKEIVALKEKYNFRLFVDDAHGFGTLGATGAGAGEEQGVQDHIDVYFATFAKSLASLSAFIAGDKEIMDYLKYNLRSQMFAKSLQMQLVVGALKRLEMLRTMPELKEKLWENVNALQNGLKERGFDIGTTQSCVTPVYLQGSIPEAMALVKDLRENYGVFCSIVVYPVIPKGLILLRLIPTATHTKEDIDETLDAFSAIRERLVNGTYKRLSAAVAASHGE from the coding sequence ATGAGAGATTTATTCGACAAAATATATAAGGATAAAGGGCCTCTTGGAAAATGGGCACAACAGGCAGAAGGTTATTTTGTTTTTCCAAAATTGGAAGGACCTATTTCCAACAGGATGAAGTTTCGAGGGAAAGAAGTTATAACCTGGAGCATAAATGATTATCTGGGCCTCGCTAACCATCCTGAAGTACGTAAAGTAGATGCTGAAGCAGCTGCAGAATATGGAAGTGCTTACCCTATGGGAGCAAGAATGATGAGTGGCCATACAGATCTTCATGAGAAGCTGCAGGATGAATTAGCATCTTTTGTACACAAACAGGCTGCTTATCTTCTAAATTTTGGTTATCAGGGAATGGTTTCCACAATTGACGCTCTGGTTTCTAAAAGTGACGTTATTGTATATGATGTAGATGCACACGCCTGTATTATTGATGGGGTAAGACTACATCTTGGGCAGCGATTTACTTATAAGCACAATGACATGGAGAGCATTGAAAAGAACCTCCAGCGTGCTACCAAGATCTGTGAACAAACCGGAGGCGGAATTCTGCTCATTTCTGAAGGAGTTTTTGGAATGAGAGGAGAGCAGGGGAAACTTAAGGAAATAGTAGCTTTAAAAGAAAAATATAACTTCAGGCTTTTTGTAGATGATGCCCATGGCTTTGGAACGTTGGGTGCAACGGGTGCCGGAGCAGGCGAGGAGCAGGGAGTGCAGGATCACATTGATGTTTACTTTGCAACTTTTGCTAAATCGTTGGCCAGTCTAAGCGCTTTTATAGCAGGTGACAAAGAAATAATGGACTATTTGAAGTACAACCTGAGATCTCAAATGTTCGCTAAATCTCTTCAAATGCAATTAGTGGTGGGGGCGCTAAAGCGCCTTGAAATGCTGAGGACAATGCCTGAGTTAAAAGAAAAACTTTGGGAGAATGTAAATGCTTTACAAAACGGCTTGAAGGAACGGGGATTCGATATTGGTACAACCCAAAGCTGCGTTACCCCGGTTTACCTTCAGGGAAGTATTCCTGAGGCTATGGCACTTGTTAAAGATCTTCGGGAAAATTATGGAGTTTTCTGTTCTATAGTGGTTTATCCTGTTATACCTAAAGGATTAATTCTACTAAGACTTATCCCAACTGCCACTCACACTAAAGAAGATATTGACGAAACTTTAGACGCATTTTCTGCTATTAGAGAACGTCTTGTAAATGGAACTTATAAAAGACTCTCAGCAGCTGTTGCAGCTTCTCACGGAGAATAG
- a CDS encoding transporter produces MQAQYTETINSNRPGASQGAFSVGTGVLQIEAGGYYGNDNHNLRATDTDILGADYALRYGLLFEALEISLIGSFQSENTKLLMGGSEVEFSRSDFRTNTLGAKYLIFDPSRSIKPDKPNLYSWKANQKFKWKTLIPAIAVYAGANFSFGENPYLSPGESTISPKFILSTQNNWAGGWVFVSNFILDKIADVNPTYAGIFTLTHAFTPEFAGFLEYQGIISNIYADDLARVGVAYLVGRNLQFDVSGLINFKNTPSRWQVAGGFSYRFDMHTQDEVIEDDFDGDRSGTGAQQLQQQIIN; encoded by the coding sequence GTGCAAGCTCAGTATACTGAAACTATTAATTCCAACCGCCCCGGGGCTTCACAAGGAGCTTTTTCTGTGGGAACAGGAGTTTTACAGATAGAAGCAGGAGGTTACTATGGAAACGACAACCATAATTTAAGGGCTACAGATACAGATATCCTTGGAGCTGATTATGCATTAAGATATGGTTTACTATTTGAAGCATTGGAAATAAGTTTGATAGGTTCTTTTCAATCGGAAAATACAAAGCTATTAATGGGAGGTAGTGAAGTAGAATTCAGCCGAAGTGATTTTAGAACGAATACACTGGGAGCCAAGTATCTTATTTTTGACCCCTCCAGAAGCATTAAACCCGATAAACCCAATCTTTATAGTTGGAAAGCCAACCAAAAATTTAAATGGAAAACCTTAATTCCGGCTATTGCAGTTTATGCCGGAGCAAACTTTTCCTTTGGTGAGAACCCGTACCTCTCTCCAGGTGAAAGTACGATAAGTCCAAAGTTCATCCTCTCCACCCAAAATAATTGGGCTGGAGGCTGGGTTTTTGTTTCCAACTTCATCCTTGATAAAATTGCCGATGTTAATCCCACCTATGCGGGAATTTTCACTCTAACACATGCTTTTACACCGGAATTTGCCGGATTTTTGGAATACCAGGGAATAATTAGCAATATTTATGCTGATGATCTTGCTCGCGTGGGAGTGGCCTATTTAGTTGGACGTAACCTGCAATTTGACGTCTCAGGATTAATTAACTTCAAAAATACTCCTTCCAGATGGCAGGTTGCCGGAGGATTCTCCTACAGGTTTGATATGCATACTCAAGATGAAGTTATTGAAGATGATTTCGATGGAGACCGAAGCGGAACAGGTGCCCAGCAGTTACAGCAGCAAATAATTAATTGA
- a CDS encoding DUF4834 family protein: MYEASFESVLKTVLIILLIYFGFKIFIKWFGPMILQYFLKRIGRKFTQQFNQPPPSGSKKEGEVVIDKKQGKRGKSNKNVGEYIDYEEID; this comes from the coding sequence ATGTACGAAGCTTCATTTGAAAGTGTTCTTAAGACGGTCCTGATCATCCTGTTGATCTATTTTGGGTTCAAAATTTTTATTAAATGGTTTGGACCAATGATCCTGCAATATTTTCTGAAAAGAATAGGAAGAAAATTTACCCAACAATTTAATCAGCCGCCGCCTTCAGGATCAAAAAAAGAGGGAGAAGTGGTAATTGATAAAAAGCAGGGCAAACGCGGCAAATCCAACAAAAATGTAGGAGAGTATATCGATTACGAAGAAATTGATTAA